In one uncultured Methanoregula sp. genomic region, the following are encoded:
- the ftsY gene encoding signal recognition particle-docking protein FtsY, with translation MFGGLREKLQAARSRLSGSIQAAAEKPEAPETQGALAGASPSVPVPEDKPSADAKPSFVEKVKVLIKDRELIVSEKDVAEALDELEMTLLESDVALPATDAIISHVKKGLVGKHRKIGESVDNLVVNALKTALLEVLGSGFDLTGYIRNHQKPVKILFTGVNGTGKTTTVAKIGSFLKKQGFTVVIGAGDTYRAGAIEQISVHAERIGIKVIQHQEGADPSAVLFDAVQYANSHKIDVVLADTAGRFHNKANLMSQLEKIKRVMKPDLVVYVDEAVAGNDAVTRAFEFDKTIGADAVVLTKADMDSRGGAAISIAHTIGKPLMFLGVGQSYDDIMPFEPAKVVDELLDGAS, from the coding sequence ATGTTCGGGGGTCTACGCGAGAAACTGCAGGCTGCACGGAGCCGGCTGAGCGGGAGTATTCAGGCAGCAGCAGAGAAGCCTGAAGCCCCCGAAACGCAGGGAGCCCTGGCGGGGGCATCACCTTCAGTACCGGTACCGGAAGATAAGCCCTCTGCCGATGCAAAACCCTCCTTTGTCGAGAAAGTCAAAGTCCTCATCAAGGACCGGGAACTGATCGTTTCAGAAAAGGATGTGGCTGAAGCCCTTGATGAGCTGGAGATGACCCTTCTTGAGAGTGATGTTGCCCTGCCGGCAACGGATGCGATCATATCGCACGTCAAAAAAGGCCTTGTCGGAAAACACCGGAAAATTGGCGAGTCCGTAGATAATCTCGTTGTAAACGCCTTAAAGACGGCACTCCTGGAAGTGCTCGGGAGCGGTTTCGATCTTACCGGCTATATCCGAAACCACCAAAAACCCGTGAAGATACTCTTTACCGGTGTTAACGGGACCGGCAAGACCACCACGGTGGCAAAGATCGGGTCGTTTTTAAAGAAGCAGGGATTCACGGTTGTCATTGGCGCCGGCGATACCTACCGGGCCGGTGCAATCGAGCAGATCAGCGTCCATGCGGAACGGATCGGGATCAAGGTCATCCAGCACCAGGAAGGAGCAGACCCGTCGGCGGTCCTCTTCGATGCCGTGCAGTATGCAAACTCCCATAAGATCGATGTGGTTCTTGCGGATACTGCCGGCAGGTTCCACAACAAGGCAAACCTGATGAGCCAGCTCGAAAAGATAAAACGGGTGATGAAGCCCGATCTCGTCGTGTACGTAGACGAAGCGGTTGCCGGCAACGATGCTGTGACCCGCGCCTTCGAATTCGATAAGACCATAGGGGCAGATGCCGTTGTTCTCACGAAGGCGGACATGGACTCCCGCGGCGGAGCAGCCATCTCTATTGCCCACACCATAGGAAAACCTCTCATGTTCCTCGGGGTCGGCCAGTCATACGATGATATTATGCCCTTTGAACCGGCAAAAGTAGTGGATGAACTCCTTGATGGTGCTTCCTGA
- a CDS encoding DUF998 domain-containing protein, which yields MTISRKKLAGTCIFLGAALFLLGVVVAELLYPHYSQTKAISDLGVGTTALIFNASIVIFGILVIAGVQILSREGGNRYFSGLLALTGTGALCTGMFPETTGTPHIIAAVTVFLFGGISAMYSMKVFRPPWGWISLILGSVSLAALILLAVKIFLGLGFGGMERMAAYPLILWALGTGGYLMADRHGEQETGDPGML from the coding sequence ATGACTATTTCCAGAAAAAAACTTGCCGGCACATGCATATTTCTCGGTGCTGCTCTTTTTCTTCTTGGCGTTGTTGTTGCGGAACTGCTATATCCCCATTATTCGCAAACAAAGGCAATCAGCGATCTCGGGGTGGGCACTACAGCACTCATCTTCAATGCATCTATTGTTATCTTCGGCATTCTCGTTATAGCAGGAGTCCAGATTCTCTCGCGAGAGGGAGGGAACCGATATTTTTCCGGTCTGCTGGCCCTGACAGGAACCGGTGCGCTCTGTACCGGCATGTTTCCGGAAACAACGGGGACACCCCATATAATCGCTGCCGTGACCGTCTTTCTCTTTGGCGGAATTTCTGCCATGTACTCAATGAAGGTCTTCCGGCCTCCGTGGGGTTGGATCTCCCTTATCCTTGGCAGCGTCTCGCTCGCAGCACTTATCCTCCTTGCAGTAAAAATCTTCCTCGGCCTTGGATTTGGCGGCATGGAGAGGATGGCAGCTTACCCGCTGATCCTCTGGGCACTCGGGACCGGCGGTTACCTGATGGCTGACAGGCACGGTGAGCAGGAGACTGGGGATCCGGGAATGCTGTGA
- a CDS encoding saccharopine dehydrogenase NADP-binding domain-containing protein, protein MMDFKNKVLIIGYGAVCKCMLPILLRHVNIPLEKITIIDFKDKSADLKAWTAGGLCFVKKMILPKNLTEILSEYLSPGGLLIDVAWNIDCCEVAQWCHDNNVLYVNTSVEAWDPDATSETASPYEKTLYYRQMKLMDLTRDWKDAPTCVVDHGANPGLISHFAKQGLVDIAERMIADGIAKDPELIRHLIQERDFARLAMETGIRVIHCAEHDTQISRSPKKVGEFVGTWCIEGLREEGIAPAEIGWGTHEKTLPPLAIIPPVGPKNGILIPKMGINTWVRSWIPNQEIIGMVIRHGEAFGISERWTVWKDGKPIYRPTVHYAYMPCDATIASIQELRARNYVIQPKLRIMSDREIVSGADILGALLMGHPYKSWWTGSILPIDEAKKLAPGQNATTIQVGLGIVSAVMWMIEHPRQGFCLPDDLPHEYVLQIAKPYLGEFWSGPSDWTPLKNRVVYFKENPENNYDHEDIWQFKNFIFVQ, encoded by the coding sequence ATGATGGATTTCAAGAACAAGGTATTAATTATCGGGTATGGGGCCGTGTGCAAATGCATGCTCCCCATCCTGCTCCGGCATGTCAATATTCCTTTGGAGAAAATTACCATCATCGACTTCAAGGACAAATCGGCAGATCTCAAAGCATGGACCGCCGGGGGACTATGCTTTGTCAAAAAGATGATCCTTCCAAAAAACTTAACCGAGATCCTCTCGGAATACCTCTCACCGGGCGGTCTTCTGATCGATGTTGCCTGGAACATTGACTGCTGTGAGGTGGCGCAATGGTGCCATGACAACAACGTCCTGTATGTCAACACATCCGTGGAGGCATGGGATCCGGATGCAACATCTGAAACTGCGAGCCCCTATGAAAAGACCCTGTATTACCGCCAGATGAAACTCATGGACCTGACAAGGGACTGGAAAGATGCCCCGACCTGTGTCGTTGACCACGGGGCGAATCCCGGCCTTATCTCCCACTTTGCCAAGCAGGGCCTTGTGGATATTGCAGAGCGGATGATTGCTGACGGGATTGCAAAAGACCCGGAACTGATCAGACACCTGATACAGGAACGGGATTTTGCCCGGCTTGCCATGGAAACGGGCATCAGGGTTATCCATTGCGCGGAACACGATACCCAGATCTCCCGCTCTCCCAAGAAAGTAGGCGAGTTTGTCGGGACATGGTGCATTGAGGGCCTCCGCGAAGAGGGTATAGCCCCTGCTGAGATCGGCTGGGGCACTCACGAGAAAACCCTTCCCCCCCTTGCCATTATTCCTCCGGTCGGGCCGAAAAACGGTATCCTCATCCCCAAGATGGGCATCAACACGTGGGTGCGATCCTGGATTCCCAACCAGGAGATCATCGGCATGGTCATCCGTCACGGGGAGGCATTCGGTATCTCTGAACGCTGGACCGTCTGGAAGGATGGCAAACCAATCTACCGCCCGACAGTCCATTACGCATACATGCCATGCGATGCCACGATTGCATCCATCCAGGAACTGCGCGCACGGAACTACGTGATCCAGCCAAAGCTCCGGATCATGAGTGACCGGGAGATAGTCTCCGGAGCGGATATTCTCGGGGCGCTCCTGATGGGCCATCCCTACAAGTCCTGGTGGACCGGCAGTATCCTCCCGATTGACGAGGCCAAGAAGCTCGCACCGGGACAGAATGCAACCACAATTCAGGTTGGCCTCGGTATCGTAAGTGCGGTCATGTGGATGATCGAACACCCGCGCCAGGGCTTCTGCCTTCCCGATGACCTGCCACACGAGTATGTTCTCCAGATCGCAAAACCCTACCTCGGGGAATTCTGGTCAGGCCCATCAGACTGGACCCCCCTGAAAAACCGTGTGGTCTATTTCAAGGAAAATCCGGAGAACAATTATGACCACGAAGATATCTGGCAATTCAAAAACTTCATATTCGTGCAATAA
- the pfdA gene encoding prefoldin subunit alpha, translating into MATTSQPMDQRELMTLQQYLQEYGQQAEIFVQQLQLLENGRMEALAAIESLEDMLTTEDGTVLLQIGGGASVRAKVVDPEKVLLAIGADVIVERPNKDAVEFLKERVIEMEASAKKVAETIDRLRSQMNEINKRIESGYQQAMASEQMQE; encoded by the coding sequence TTGGCAACTACATCGCAACCCATGGACCAGCGTGAACTGATGACGCTCCAGCAATACCTGCAGGAATACGGGCAGCAGGCAGAGATTTTTGTACAGCAGCTGCAGCTTCTTGAGAACGGACGAATGGAAGCCCTTGCAGCCATCGAGTCCCTGGAAGACATGCTCACAACAGAGGACGGGACCGTCCTTCTCCAGATCGGTGGCGGGGCGAGTGTCCGGGCAAAGGTTGTCGATCCCGAGAAAGTTCTGCTTGCAATCGGTGCGGACGTTATTGTCGAGCGCCCGAACAAGGATGCTGTCGAGTTCTTGAAAGAGCGGGTCATCGAGATGGAAGCCTCTGCAAAGAAAGTGGCCGAGACGATCGACCGCCTGAGGAGCCAGATGAACGAGATCAACAAGCGTATCGAGTCCGGTTACCAGCAGGCCATGGCTTCAGAACAGATGCAGGAATAA
- a CDS encoding type III PLP-dependent enzyme, whose amino-acid sequence MTKVAVDNKKRRKKKAAEETPVHHIGTISKKLLQNLAAEHGTPIFVIDHQKLRDNYREFKQHMPDVQVYFAVKANSNREIVKTLYDIGCSFDVASMPEFMIVYENIKHMPKKEQQAYIWDKIIYANTIKPIETLEALDKYKPLVTFDNHHEILKIRDHAPHAGLVLRLQVPNTGSMVELSSKFGAHPGEAVDLIIEAFDNGLIVEGLSFHVGSQCTNFENYIQALQISANIIKEVETRTGRKIRILDIGGGFPVKYHPGIRSIRTLAKKLNAEIKRLFPKDMQILAEPGRFLVANTCTVVAKVVGKAVRDGKPCYYINDGVYHTYSGQVFDHVNYPVLPFKRGETQISAVFGPTCDAFDTITLSAELPDLDIGDLVYSENIGAYSHASSTYFNGFPPAKVVHINQ is encoded by the coding sequence ATGACAAAAGTCGCGGTTGATAACAAGAAGAGGCGGAAGAAGAAAGCAGCTGAAGAGACGCCGGTCCATCATATCGGAACCATCAGCAAAAAACTCTTACAGAACCTTGCTGCAGAGCACGGTACTCCTATTTTCGTGATCGATCATCAGAAACTCCGGGACAATTACCGGGAGTTCAAGCAGCACATGCCGGATGTGCAGGTCTATTTTGCCGTCAAGGCAAATTCCAACAGGGAGATCGTAAAGACGTTGTATGACATCGGCTGCAGCTTCGATGTGGCATCGATGCCGGAGTTCATGATCGTGTACGAGAACATCAAACACATGCCCAAGAAAGAGCAGCAGGCATACATCTGGGACAAGATCATCTACGCCAATACCATCAAACCCATCGAGACGCTGGAGGCTCTCGATAAATACAAACCGCTCGTCACCTTCGACAACCATCACGAGATCCTGAAGATCCGCGACCATGCCCCGCACGCGGGGCTTGTCCTGCGACTGCAGGTGCCGAATACCGGTTCCATGGTGGAACTCTCGTCGAAGTTCGGCGCCCACCCCGGCGAAGCAGTCGACCTGATTATTGAAGCATTTGACAACGGCCTCATTGTCGAAGGACTCAGTTTCCATGTCGGCAGCCAGTGCACCAACTTCGAGAATTATATCCAGGCCCTCCAGATCTCGGCGAATATCATCAAAGAGGTTGAAACCCGTACCGGACGCAAGATCCGCATTCTCGATATCGGGGGCGGCTTCCCGGTGAAGTACCATCCCGGCATCCGTTCCATACGCACGCTTGCCAAGAAACTGAATGCCGAGATCAAGCGCCTCTTCCCAAAAGATATGCAGATCCTTGCCGAACCCGGCCGGTTCCTTGTGGCCAATACCTGCACGGTTGTTGCCAAAGTGGTGGGAAAAGCAGTCCGCGACGGCAAGCCCTGTTACTACATCAACGACGGGGTCTACCACACGTATTCAGGGCAGGTCTTCGACCACGTCAATTATCCCGTTCTCCCCTTCAAGCGAGGCGAGACACAGATCTCGGCGGTCTTCGGGCCGACCTGCGATGCATTCGATACCATTACTCTCTCAGCCGAGTTGCCGGATCTCGACATCGGCGACCTTGTCTATTCCGAGAACATCGGGGCGTACTCCCACGCCTCATCCACCTACTTCAACGGGTTCCCGCCCGCAAAAGTGGTGCATATCAACCAGTAA
- a CDS encoding PAS domain S-box protein, giving the protein MKDQGYHLLYIDDEADLLEIGRLFLEKSGTLIVDTAISADEALEKLSNTRYDAIISDYQMPEMDGIALLAEVRKQYGNIPFILFTGKGREEVVIQAINNGADFYLQKGGDPKAQFAELEHKVRQAIRRANAEHDVTVREQQFAGMAANIPGVVFRFIAGNKGEIMFQYISERSRDILGLDNDPTGFYDRFIAGLDPEHRESLNTAFGEARRKRSPLNFEGWFNKTTGEVIWIVGFASPFEEQEGIVFDGVLFNRTDKKRSEQALRESESTYRSLFTYTEAATIIIEKDTTIVLANDAFIRLYGGTREEIEGKMKWTVFVAPEDRERMVGYHTHRRNYPELPVPNIYEFHFLNKTGGKRRIRLHIGMIQETTRSVASLIDITEILEAQEFIRESEERFRKLSEMTVEGIVIHENGIILDMNPQFAVMFRYAPEELTGRYGFDFLVSEPSKSAILAWINHGGNGSITIGGIRKDKTRFSGEVSTRDIVWKARDCKVVTITDVTERIRAREEILKKRDELAIAYDKLATQEEELRQQYETLSRSERDLGEREAAYRTIFEQSPSPVILTRLNGEYVEVNDRFCTMVGTPREELIGKKPGEIWRIDQNAENTSRSAFDAAGGILDRFETRLILSGNRTISCLISTRVIQYHNEPHILALIEDNTERKRADEELRAAFTRLSASEEDLRANYRKLAENQQKVQASERRFADIINFLPDATFAINTSGEVIAWNQAIEEMTGVPAGSILGKADHEYALSFYGERRPLLIDLIFKEDEEIKKKYPSVQKKGDQFISEIFIQRLYSSKGAYLWFIASPLYDADGKITGAIESIRDVSERRRALDALAESEERFRQLADAAQEAIVIHEDGIIRDLNRRASELFGYTLDQLIGKHIFTLAAPGTGDLIKEQMVTPSELPYEAQGQKSDGTTFWGELRTRNIVFGDRSLRITTLWDITGRKKAEWALVQERIFSDAVMNSVPGMLYLYDDDGNLVRWNKTHETMTGYSADELSRIHVLDWFRWSEHETAIIRTEVEKAIRGGYGFAEAQLQVKSGARIPMYFTAVRVFIDDKLYFVGIGIDISDRKRAETAIRNANKKLNILSSITRHDILNKLTALTGYLDLAREQKMVPLLEKYIHESSDAAEAIRRQIEFTRYYQDIGMQEPQWKVLPSVIRSALAQIQTEGLEISVGCDGISIFADPLIEKVFYNLVENSLRHGETVTKIAFLATQRGSELVILYTDNGTGIHPEHKDHLFQKGFGKNTGLGLFLSREILAITDITIEEHGTPGKGVRFEITVPERGYRIGPDT; this is encoded by the coding sequence GTGAAGGATCAGGGATATCATCTCCTCTACATCGATGATGAGGCCGACCTTCTGGAGATTGGCCGGCTTTTCCTGGAAAAATCCGGCACCCTCATCGTCGATACAGCCATATCAGCAGATGAGGCTCTGGAAAAACTCTCAAACACCAGGTACGATGCGATCATCTCTGATTACCAGATGCCGGAAATGGACGGGATCGCCCTCCTGGCCGAAGTGAGGAAACAGTACGGGAATATCCCATTCATCCTTTTCACCGGGAAAGGACGGGAAGAGGTGGTTATCCAGGCAATCAACAATGGCGCCGACTTTTACCTCCAGAAAGGAGGGGACCCGAAAGCCCAGTTTGCGGAACTGGAGCACAAGGTTCGTCAGGCAATCCGCAGGGCAAACGCCGAACATGACGTGACTGTACGGGAGCAGCAGTTTGCGGGGATGGCAGCGAATATTCCCGGTGTTGTGTTCCGGTTCATTGCCGGAAACAAAGGGGAGATCATGTTCCAGTACATAAGCGAACGGTCCCGGGATATCCTGGGACTCGACAACGATCCCACCGGATTTTATGACCGGTTCATTGCCGGTCTTGATCCAGAACACCGGGAGTCCCTGAACACGGCATTCGGGGAAGCCCGCCGGAAAAGAAGTCCTCTCAATTTTGAGGGATGGTTCAATAAAACCACCGGGGAAGTTATCTGGATTGTCGGCTTTGCAAGTCCGTTTGAGGAACAGGAAGGAATTGTCTTTGACGGGGTCCTGTTCAACCGGACCGACAAGAAACGATCTGAACAGGCACTCCGGGAGTCCGAGAGCACGTACCGCTCTCTTTTCACCTATACCGAAGCTGCAACAATCATTATCGAGAAGGACACGACAATCGTGCTTGCCAATGATGCGTTCATCCGGCTCTACGGCGGCACCCGTGAAGAGATCGAAGGAAAGATGAAGTGGACCGTGTTTGTTGCACCGGAAGACCGGGAGCGGATGGTCGGATACCACACGCATCGCAGGAACTACCCTGAACTCCCGGTGCCAAACATTTACGAGTTCCATTTCCTCAACAAGACCGGGGGAAAACGCCGGATCCGTCTACACATCGGGATGATCCAGGAGACCACCCGCAGTGTGGCCTCCCTCATCGATATTACCGAGATCCTTGAGGCACAGGAATTCATCAGGGAGAGCGAGGAGCGGTTCCGGAAACTCTCCGAGATGACAGTCGAAGGCATTGTCATCCATGAGAATGGCATCATTCTTGACATGAACCCGCAGTTCGCCGTAATGTTCAGGTACGCCCCTGAGGAACTTACCGGGAGGTACGGTTTCGACTTCCTGGTGAGCGAGCCCTCGAAAAGCGCAATCCTCGCATGGATAAATCACGGGGGAAATGGCAGCATCACCATCGGGGGAATCCGGAAAGACAAAACCCGGTTCTCCGGAGAAGTCTCCACCCGGGACATTGTCTGGAAAGCCAGGGACTGCAAGGTCGTCACGATCACGGATGTTACGGAGCGGATACGGGCCAGAGAGGAGATCCTCAAAAAACGCGACGAACTTGCCATAGCATACGACAAGCTTGCCACCCAGGAAGAAGAGCTCCGGCAGCAGTACGAGACACTTTCGCGAAGCGAACGGGATCTGGGAGAGCGGGAAGCTGCCTACCGCACCATATTTGAGCAGTCGCCGTCACCGGTCATACTGACGCGGCTGAACGGTGAATATGTTGAAGTGAATGACCGATTCTGCACGATGGTGGGAACCCCGAGGGAAGAACTCATTGGAAAAAAACCCGGTGAGATCTGGAGGATCGATCAAAATGCAGAAAACACCAGCAGGTCTGCATTCGACGCTGCTGGAGGCATACTCGACAGATTCGAGACCAGGCTCATCCTTTCGGGCAACAGGACGATTTCCTGTCTCATCTCGACCCGGGTCATCCAGTACCATAATGAGCCTCACATCCTGGCCCTCATCGAGGATAATACCGAGAGGAAACGGGCAGATGAAGAACTCCGGGCGGCATTCACCAGGCTGAGCGCATCGGAAGAGGATCTCAGGGCCAATTACCGGAAACTTGCCGAGAACCAGCAGAAGGTACAGGCAAGCGAACGCAGGTTTGCCGATATCATCAATTTCCTGCCGGATGCAACCTTTGCCATCAACACGAGCGGAGAAGTGATCGCTTGGAACCAGGCAATCGAAGAGATGACCGGTGTGCCTGCCGGCTCGATACTCGGCAAAGCCGATCATGAATATGCCCTCTCATTTTATGGCGAACGCCGCCCGCTCCTCATCGACCTGATCTTCAAAGAAGACGAGGAGATCAAGAAAAAATATCCCTCTGTCCAGAAGAAAGGTGACCAGTTTATCTCGGAAATCTTCATCCAGCGCCTTTATAGCAGCAAAGGAGCGTACCTCTGGTTTATTGCATCCCCGCTTTACGATGCGGACGGGAAGATTACCGGGGCCATCGAGTCGATCAGGGACGTCTCGGAGCGTCGCAGGGCCCTGGATGCTCTTGCCGAGAGCGAAGAACGGTTCCGGCAACTGGCCGATGCTGCCCAGGAAGCGATTGTCATTCATGAAGATGGCATCATCCGTGACCTCAACAGGAGAGCCTCAGAACTCTTCGGGTATACCCTGGACCAGCTGATCGGGAAGCACATCTTCACGCTTGCAGCCCCCGGCACGGGTGACCTTATCAAAGAACAGATGGTAACACCCTCGGAACTCCCGTACGAGGCGCAGGGCCAGAAGAGCGATGGCACAACATTCTGGGGAGAATTACGGACCCGGAACATCGTCTTTGGCGATCGTTCCCTCCGGATCACCACGCTCTGGGATATCACCGGCCGCAAGAAAGCCGAATGGGCGCTCGTGCAGGAGCGGATCTTCTCGGATGCAGTCATGAACAGTGTACCGGGCATGCTCTATCTCTATGACGATGACGGCAATCTTGTACGCTGGAATAAGACCCACGAGACCATGACCGGGTATTCGGCAGATGAGCTTTCCCGGATCCATGTCCTTGACTGGTTCCGGTGGAGTGAGCATGAAACCGCAATCATCAGGACGGAAGTGGAGAAGGCAATCCGGGGCGGATATGGATTTGCCGAAGCGCAGCTCCAGGTCAAATCGGGAGCCAGAATTCCCATGTACTTCACGGCGGTCCGTGTATTCATCGACGATAAACTTTACTTTGTCGGTATCGGGATTGACATTTCGGACCGAAAGCGGGCCGAGACTGCAATCAGGAACGCCAACAAAAAACTCAATATCCTCTCATCCATTACAAGGCACGATATCCTCAACAAGCTGACGGCGCTCACCGGCTACCTGGACCTGGCCCGGGAACAAAAGATGGTTCCACTCCTTGAGAAGTATATCCACGAATCCAGTGATGCTGCCGAAGCAATCCGGCGACAGATCGAGTTCACCCGCTATTACCAGGATATCGGGATGCAGGAGCCGCAGTGGAAAGTCCTCCCCAGTGTGATCCGGTCGGCCCTGGCACAGATCCAGACAGAGGGTCTGGAAATCTCGGTCGGGTGCGATGGGATCAGTATCTTTGCCGACCCCTTAATCGAGAAGGTGTTTTACAATCTTGTGGAGAACTCGCTCCGGCATGGAGAGACCGTGACGAAAATTGCATTCCTGGCAACACAGCGCGGCAGCGAACTGGTTATCCTTTATACGGATAACGGGACGGGGATCCACCCGGAACACAAAGATCACCTGTTCCAGAAAGGGTTTGGCAAGAACACCGGTCTCGGGCTCTTCCTTTCACGGGAGATTCTTGCGATCACCGACATCACCATCGAGGAACACGGGACGCCGGGGAAAGGGGTAAGGTTCGAGATCACGGTACCTGAGAGGGGTTACCGAATCGGACCAGACACCTGA
- a CDS encoding YkgJ family cysteine cluster protein — protein sequence MTTVQDCLQCGKCCEKWGWGQKGIPADLIPWIRNDRQDILQHVGIRLRGGRRQTGMAISLADLEHVTRIDYWVDPQGRTLTHCPFYYRAGDGKVYCRIHDTKPAVCIGFKPWNEGIRDYALNCPACRSNIP from the coding sequence ATGACAACCGTCCAGGATTGCCTGCAGTGCGGGAAGTGTTGCGAGAAATGGGGGTGGGGCCAGAAGGGGATACCGGCGGATCTCATTCCCTGGATCCGGAATGATCGCCAGGATATCCTGCAGCATGTTGGTATCCGGCTCAGGGGAGGCCGTCGGCAGACCGGCATGGCTATCAGTCTTGCAGACCTCGAGCATGTGACCCGCATTGATTACTGGGTAGACCCGCAGGGCAGGACACTTACGCACTGCCCGTTCTATTACCGGGCCGGTGACGGAAAGGTCTACTGCCGGATCCATGACACCAAACCGGCCGTATGTATCGGTTTCAAACCCTGGAACGAGGGCATCCGTGACTATGCCCTCAACTGCCCGGCATGCCGGTCCAACATTCCGTGA
- a CDS encoding signal recognition particle protein Srp54 has protein sequence MLDGLSSSLKDALKKLAGKTVVDRAAVDELVKDLQRALLSSDVNVKLVMELSKAIRTRSLEEEPPKGMNVREHVLRIVYQELVRLVWASTDVRLEPQTILMAGLQGSGKTTTTGKLARYFQKKGMKVGVICADTFRPGAFDQISTLCTKIHVPCFGNPQEKDAIKITREGLEALKDQELIIIDTQGRHALEADLIQEIIELNQLTKATHRWLVIDAALGQQASEQARRFHEAIGIDGVIITKMDGTAKGGGAISAVAETKSGIAFVGNGETIEDLERFDPDGFISRLLGMGDLKALMEKANEAIKADDMDVNAMMKGKFTLRDMYKQLEALNKMGPLKQIMGMLPLGNMQLPEGVYDVTSTKMVRYRIIMDSMTPGELDDPALINSSRMQRIAQGAGATPDEVRELLKYYKMMQRTLKGLRGASGGKFNMQRLMKRFSGMQ, from the coding sequence ATGCTCGACGGCCTTTCCTCATCCCTGAAAGATGCGCTCAAGAAACTGGCAGGCAAGACGGTAGTTGACCGGGCTGCGGTCGACGAACTCGTCAAGGATCTCCAGCGTGCCCTGCTCTCCTCCGATGTCAATGTCAAGCTCGTGATGGAGCTCTCCAAGGCGATCCGCACCCGCTCCCTTGAGGAGGAGCCCCCAAAAGGCATGAATGTCCGCGAGCATGTGCTGCGGATCGTGTACCAGGAGCTTGTCCGTCTTGTCTGGGCCTCAACGGACGTCAGGCTGGAGCCCCAGACGATCCTCATGGCCGGCCTGCAGGGGAGCGGCAAGACCACGACAACCGGAAAGCTCGCCCGCTACTTCCAGAAAAAAGGCATGAAAGTCGGGGTCATCTGTGCGGATACATTCCGGCCCGGTGCATTCGACCAGATCTCCACGCTCTGCACCAAGATCCATGTTCCCTGCTTTGGCAACCCTCAGGAAAAAGATGCGATAAAGATCACCCGCGAGGGGCTTGAGGCATTAAAAGACCAGGAACTCATCATCATCGATACCCAGGGCCGGCATGCGCTCGAAGCGGATCTCATCCAGGAGATCATCGAGTTAAACCAGCTGACGAAAGCAACCCACCGCTGGCTCGTGATCGATGCTGCACTCGGCCAGCAGGCGAGCGAGCAGGCCCGGCGATTCCACGAGGCAATCGGTATTGACGGGGTCATCATAACAAAGATGGACGGTACCGCAAAAGGCGGTGGCGCCATCTCCGCAGTAGCCGAGACAAAGAGCGGTATTGCATTCGTAGGCAATGGTGAGACGATCGAGGATCTCGAACGGTTCGATCCCGACGGCTTCATCTCCCGGCTTCTTGGTATGGGGGACTTAAAAGCCCTCATGGAGAAGGCAAACGAGGCCATCAAAGCGGATGACATGGATGTCAACGCGATGATGAAGGGCAAGTTCACCCTCCGTGACATGTACAAACAGCTCGAAGCGCTCAACAAGATGGGCCCCTTGAAACAGATCATGGGAATGCTCCCGCTCGGGAACATGCAGCTGCCGGAAGGGGTATACGATGTCACCAGTACCAAGATGGTCAGGTACCGGATTATCATGGACTCAATGACACCCGGCGAACTCGATGACCCGGCCCTCATCAACAGCTCCCGCATGCAGCGGATTGCCCAGGGAGCCGGTGCAACTCCTGATGAGGTCCGCGAGCTTCTGAAATATTACAAGATGATGCAGCGCACGCTCAAGGGGCTGCGGGGTGCAAGCGGCGGAAAATTCAATATGCAGCGCTTAATGAAGCGCTTCTCGGGAATGCAGTGA